In Parasegetibacter sp. NRK P23, the genomic stretch ATTCAGCGGAACCTTTACCTACGTCGCCATAACCTGCCACAACGGCAACTTTACCGGCCATCATCACGTCTGTGGCACGACGGATCGCGTCCACCAGTGATTCTTTACAACCGTATTTGTTGTCGAATTTGGATTTGGTAACAGAATCGTTCACGTTGATGGCGGGGATGGGCAGGGTGCCTTTCGCCATTCTTTCGTAAAGGCGGTGAACACCGGTAGTGGTTTCTTCACTCAGCCCTTTAATATTGGCGATCATTTCAGGGTATTTGTCGAATACCATGTTGGTAAGATCACCACCGTCGTCGAGGATCATGTTCAGGGGGCGGTCGTGGCTGCCGAAGAACAGGGTTTGTTCAATGCACCAGTCGGCTTCTTCCTGCGTTTGTCCTTTCCAGGCGAAAACTCCGATACCGGTAGCGGCGATGGCTGCGGCGGCATGGTCCTGTGTGGAGAAGATGTTGCAGGAGCTCCAGCGTACTTCGGCACCCAGGGCGGCCAGGGTTTCGATGAGTACGGCGGTTTGGATGGTCATGTGCAAACATCCTGCGATGCGTGCACCTTTCAAGGGCTGTGAAGGACCATATTCTTCACGGATAGACATCAGACCGGGCATTTCGGCTTCTGCAAGTTTAATTTCCTTGCGGCCCCATTCTGCCAGGCTCATGTCCTTCACTTTATAAGGAAGGCTGAGATCAATTTGTTGTGCTGCTGACGACATTTTGAAAACTTTTTGCGGTTAATTAATAATGGGCGTAAAGATAGTTCTTTGGAATAAAAATAAAATAACTGCCATGTTTTTTAGAACAAATGACTTTGATTTGGCTATCTTTTCGGAACAAAAGCATAAAATTCAATCCTTATGACCCTTCAAAAAGAAAATTCAGATACTGGTTCATCCATCTCTCTGGACGAGAAAGATATCGCCATCCTGAAAATACTACAGGACGACGCCCTGGCAACGGTAAGAGAGATAGCCGCCGCCGTGCACCTGAGCACAACGCCCGTGCATGAACGCATCAAAAGAATGGAGGAGGCCGGAGTAATCAGTTGTTACGCGGCCCTGGTGGATCCTGCCAAAGTAAAGAAGGGACTGATGGTAATATGTTATGTTTCCCTGAAAGAGCATGGTAAGCGCACGGGAAGCAAGTTTGTTAAACTGATCCAGGAGATGAACGAAGTGGTGGAATGTTACAGCATCAGCGGCGAATTTGATTTTATGCTGAAGGTAGTGGCGGAAAATATGAACGATTATTATGATTTCCACGTCAACAAACTCAGTCAGGTAGAGAACATCGGTCAGCTCCAGAGCGTATTTGTGATGGGAAAGATTAAGGAAACGCACCGCCTCATTTTTTAAAATTCTTTCGTTACGCAAACGGTTGCGCGACTTTTCCAATGAAAATTAAAGCCGGATTAATTCCTAATTTTACAACCGGTTACAGGTTTTGATCAATCAGCCCCACCGATGAATGACTAGTATCAACAGCAATAACATGGAGGAACGCCGGATATGGGAAGCATTTGCCCATGGAGATGATGGGGCGCTGAAAACCTTGTACGACGCGTACTTTGAAACGCTTTTCAGTTTCGGCAGAAAATTTACCGGCAATACATCGCTTGCGGAAGACGGGATCCAGGATTTGTTCCTGAAACTCATGAACAACCGTGCCGCCCTCGCTGTGCCCGACCATGTTTCCGCTTACCTGATCAGGGCGTACCGCAACATACTGATCGACAAACAACGGAAAATTCAATCCACACGTACCGATCAGCTCGATGGCAGTGAATTTCCCGGCGCCTTCTCATTGGAAACCGCCCTGGAAGAAAAAGAAGAACTGATGCTGCTGCGGGAAAAACTGAAAAAAGCCCTGGAAGACCTTACGCCACGGCAGCGCGAAATCATTTACCTGCGCTACCATTACAACTTTTCTTATGAAGAAACGGCCGAAATTCTTGGTCTGACCGAGAAAGCGACCTACAAACTGATGGCCCGCGCCATCCAGGGACTGAAAGACGCGTTCCCGTTGCTGCTGTTATTTTTAAAATAATTTTTCAGCGGCGTGGGGTAAAATAAAAAACAGCTGCGTCATATACCAGTTCCCCTTGTTAAACCTTATTGAAATAAGATGAAAAAAGAGTTTGCCAAATATAAATTGGATGATTTTCTGCTGGATGAAGATTTCCAGGCCTGGTTCAGGAACAGGGATCATCAAACCAGCGAAGATTGGAACCGGTTTTTGCGGGAAGAAACCCTGCATCCCGAAAGTTTCCGCGAAGCGTTGCAGGTGGCGGAAATGATTGCAAAGGATGGTTTCCAGGAAAATCCGGAGACCAAAGCGCGGGTCTGGAACAATATCGTGGACATGCGGGACATGAACGCAACACCGGTCTTATCCATGTGGCGCAGGTTACGTGTTCCTGCCATTGCGGCCGCCGTAGTGTTGGTTTTGGCCGGTGCGGCATGGATAGGAGGATTCTTTGAAAAGAGGGAAGCTGTTCAGGTAGCTCAAAAAACAGTGAACGATGCGCAACCAGGATCGGATAAAGCCACACTCACCCTTGAAGATGGAAAAGTGATTGAACTGGATGTGGCCTCCGCTGGAAACCTGGCCACCAATGGCAATATCAAAGTGGTGAAAAAGGGTGGTGAACTCACGTATGAAGTGAATGATGCCGGCGCAGGTGCGGGCAACGAAATGGCTTACCATAAACTGGCCACACCCCGCGGCGGACAATTCCGCATCATGCTGCCCGATGGCAGCCGGGTTTGGCTCAACGCATCCTCCTCCCTTCGTTTTCCCGCTTCTTTCGCGGCAAACGAAAGAAGGGTAGAGGTAACGGGCGAAGCTTATTTTGAAGTGGCAAAAGACAAACAACGTCCGTTCCGCGTAATGGTGAGCGGCTCGGAAGTGGAAGTGCTGGGTACTTCCTTCAACATCATGGCTTATGCCAATGAGTCTGTGCTGAAAACGACCTTACTGGAAGGTGCCGTTAAAATGAGCCATGGTTCCGAAGCGGTGCTGCTGGCTCCGGGCCAGCAACTGGTGGAGCAGGAGGGTAAAATGACGCTGAAGAAAAATGTGGATGTGGAAGCGGAAGTGGCCTGGAAGAACGGCATGTTCCTTTTCAACGGAGCCGCGTTACCGCAGGTAATGCGCCAGTTGGAAAGATGGTACGATGTGGAAGTGCAGTACGAGAACGGTGTGCCGAAGGGTACGTTAACGGGGGAGTTTCCACGGAGTATGATGTTATCGGAAGTGTTACAGATACTGGAGTTGAGTGGAGTCGTGTATAAAATTGAAAACAAAAAACTAATTATATCGAGTAAATAATTCAGTAAGGGCCATAAAAAAACCGGAAGTGCGGGAACACTGCCGGTTGGATGGGCAATTACTGCAACAATTTTCGCCAACTGTTATTTTATCACCCAAAACGTTACCAAAACTATGCAATTAATTGCGTTTCGCAAAGTTGCGCCCGTACGTGATTGTACACCTGCTTTGCGACCATCATCCAAAATCTGGTTGATAATGAGAATGACTGCGCTTCTGCTACTGGGAATCTGTTTGCATGTGAGTGCCAACACGATGTCTCAGCAAGTAACATTGTCCGAGAAAAATGCTCCGCTGCAACAGGTCTTCAAAAAGATCAAAGCACAAACGGGGTATACTTTTGTGTTCAGGAACGACTGGATACAACAAGCCAGACCCGTTGATGTGGACGTGAAGAACGTTTCACTCAAAACCGCACTGGATGTTTGTTTCCGGGAACAACCTTTTTCCTACGAGATCATCCGGAACACCATCGTGCTGCGCAAAAAAGAGCCGGCCCCGGAGGTGATCACAAGTCCTGTAGTGGCCGATCTGCCGCCTGTAATCAAAGGCAAGGTGGTAGATGCCGACGGCAACCCTATTGTTGGCGCCAGCGTTGTGGTGAAAGGAACCCGGGTTGGGGTGATGACGGGCGCCGATGGTAGCTTCTCGATTGACGCAGGTCAGGAAAACGCTACGCTTACCATAAGTTTCGTTGGCTTTATTGCTAAGGATGTAAAAGTGAAAGGGGGGCAGTTCCTGAATGTTTCCCTGCGCCCTTCTGAAGAATCCATGAAAGATATGGTGGTAACCGGGATATTGAAAAGAAGAAAGGAAAGCTTCACCGGCGCCGCTGTTTCTTTCGACAGCGAACAACTGAAAGCGATCGGGAACCAGAACGTGATTCAAAGTCTTAAATCTCTTGATCCTTCCTTTATTATTACGGAAAACAACACCCTTGGTTCTAACCCGAATGTGTTGCCTGACATTGAGATCAGGGGAAAAACTTCCGTTGCCTCTACAACTTTGCGCGACGAGTTCGCTTCCGATCCTAACCTGCCCTTGTTTATCCTGGATGGTTTTGAAACCAATCTGCGTACCATCGTTGACCTGGATATGAACAGGGTGGAATCTGTTACCTTATTGAAAGATGCCGCATCCACAGCCATTTACGGCGCACGTGCCGCCAATGGCGTGGTGGTGATAGAAACGAAAAAGCCAAAACCAGGCGCGTTGCAACTGTTTTATACCGGAGACTACAGGATGGAAATCCCCGACCTGTCTGGTTATAACATGATGAACGGGGAGGAAAAACTCGAATTTGAAAGGCTTTCCGGGAGATATACTATTTATCATCCTGCCTACATTGAAGAGCAACTGGCTTTGGATGAACTGTACCATTCAAGGCTCACTAGGGTGCGCAGGGGCGTGAATACCTACTGGATGAATGAACCCGTTCAACTGGGTTTCTCACACGGACACTCCGTCCGGATGGAAGGTGGTGATCAGATTGTGCGTTACGCCGCCGGTCTCCAGTACCGTAAAACAGATGGCGTGATGAAAGGTTCCGCAAGGGATACCTGGCAGGGCAACCTGGATCTTATCTACAGGAAAAATAAGATCAATATTTCCAACCGCATGATGGTGAACGGCAGCACTGCAAATGAGTCTCCCTATGGATCGTTCTCCTCTTTTGTAAACGCGAACCCGTACTACGAAAAGTACAATGCCGATGGTGGAGTGGATAAATACCTTGAGGTGTCAAGAGGAAGGGCATTATCCACCGAAAGGATCGTGAATCCGTTGTACAATGCCTTGTTGAACAACATCAATACCACCAAAAGTTTCGAGTTCCAGAACAACCTTCAACTCGTTTACTATTTCAACAACGACCTTCAGTTCCAAACCTCCGCGCAACTGAACAAGGCGTCCAGTGATCAGGTGTTGTATTTCCCGCCCGAACACAGCAGGTTCGACAATGCCGGCCTGTTTGAAAAAGGAAGCCACAACAACAAAAGAACAGGCAAGTTTTCGTACCAGGCCAACGCCATGCTTACTTACGGACGGCTTTTTGGCGGCAAACACCAGGTTACCGGTAACGCCAGGTTTGAAATACAGGAGAACAACAACGATGCCTATTCTTCCCTCGCGGTAGGATTTCCTCCGGGAACCAATGGCAACCCCGCCTTCGCGTATGGTTATGATCCGGAAGGAAGACCCGCAACCGCCATCAGCCAGTTCAGAAGAAACAACTTCCTCGTTTCCGGAAGTTACACTTTTGATAAAAGATTCGTTACGGACTTCTCTTACCGTTTGGATGGATCCACCGCTTTCGGCTCCAATAAAAAGTATTCCTCTTTCTGGTCGGTGGGAGCAGCCTGGAACCTGCACCAGCAGGCAGTGCTTCGCGATAAGGATTGGATCAATACGTTCCGCCTGAAAGCGAACATCGGTTCTACAGGTAACCAGAACTTCTCCCAGATCACTTCTGTTTCCGTTTATACATTCGAATCCAACCTGAACAGCTACGGACAAGGATTAACGCTTACAACACTCGGGAACCCCAACCTGGAGTGGCAAAATACCCTTCAGACCAATATCGGGATCGACTTCACCATGTTCAACAGCAAGTTCAGCGGTTTTGTAAACATCTATGAGAAATATACCAAGCCGCTTATAGTAGCGGTAGACCTCCCTTCCTCCACAGGATTGTACCAGTATCCGAAAAATGTGGGCCACCTGAACAACAGGGGCATAGAGGCGAACCTGAAATATTCTCCGATCTATCGTCCTAAAGACAGGGTAGTACTCACTTTCGGCCTTACAGGTATTGTACAGAAAGCGGTATATGGCGGTCTGAACAATGAACTCGAAAGCCTGAACAAGGACCAGCAGGAAAGCCGTTCGCTGATCAGGTACAAAGACGGGTACAGTCCTGAGGACCTTTGGGCCGTTTACTCCCTGGGCATTGATCCGGCAACGGGAAGAGAAATGTTCCTGACCAGTGAAGACCTGATGACTTTCGACTACAATGCACAGGATATCCGTGTTGTGGGTAATTCAAGACCAACCCTGGAAGGCGTATTCAATACGAATTTCTCCTTCAAAGGATTTAACCTGGGTGTATTCATGCGGTACAGATATGGCGGAGATGTATTTAATTCAGCGCTGTACAACAAAGTGGAAAACATCAGCGATGCCAATGTGATGAACAACCAGGATAAGCGTGCGCTTTACGACAGGTGGAAGCAACCCGGCGATATCTCCAGGTTCAAAGCCATCTCGATTACGACTACCACGCCTATGTCGTCACGTTTTGTACAGGAGGAAAATACGCTGATCGGAGAATCCATCAGTTTCGGGTACGATTTCTACAACAAACCTTTCCTGAAAAAGATTGGTATGAAGAGCCTGCGCCTTACAGGCTATATGAATGATATTTTCCGGGTATCTACTGTGAGAAGAGAGCGCGGCACGGATTATCCTTTCGCCCGTTCCGTATCCTTCAGCATCAGTACATCTTTTTAACCACCGATTCAAAAGATTATGAAACATATTTTCAACATATTCATGATAGGGATCGCAGCCATCATCCTGCTGCCTTCCTGCAAAAAATGGCTCGATGTGCAGCCTCAGGATAAATTCACTGAATTGCAGGTGTATGAAGACCTGGGCGGAGCCGGCAATGCATTGAACGGAATTTACCTTCTTATGGCAGGCAATCCGTTGTACGGAAACAACCTTACCATGGGAACATTGGAAGTGTTTGCCCAACGGTATAATATCGGCACCCAGCACAACAGGGTAAGGTTCCAGAGTTACTCGTATGGTGAGCAGGATGTTATGGCGAACCTGGCATCCATCTGGGAAAATGCTTATGTGGCGATCGTGAACGCGAACCAGTTTGTAAAAAGCATGGAGCTGTATAAAAGTCCGAAAATTACCGCGGCGGATGATTCCATCATGAGGGGGGAAGCCATCGGCCTCCGGGCGATGCTTCATTTCGACCTGCTCCGCATGTTCGGGCCCATGTACAATACGGCTGATTCCGTGGCCAAATCTATTCCCTATTACAGAACGGCTGCCACTACAGCTGCTGAATTATTACCCGCCAGCCAGGTGATGGACAGTATTCTCTATGATCTTTCTGTCGCGGAAACCCTGCTTCAAAACGATCCCATCATCCGGGAAGGTGTGGTGAAAACCGTGGTGGGAGACGGAAGAGACTTTTTCAGAAACAGGAACCAACGCATGAACTACTACGCCATCAAAGCGTTACAGGCCAGGGTGCATCTCTACAGGGAAAACAAGCCTGAAGCGTTGAAAGCCGCGAAATTCGTGATCGAACAGAGCGCAAACCGGTTCCCATGGATAAACCCTTCCAGGATCATCAACGATAAAACGAATCCTGACCGTGTATTTTCTTCTGAATTGATCCTCTGCCTTTTTAACATCAATCTCTATAATACCAACAGAAACCTGCTTGCTCCGGAAGTAATGGATGCAAGTATCCTTGCGCCAAACGATACCAGGCTGAAAGCGGTTTTCGAAAACAATGAAAATGATTACCGTTATAACCCCATGTGGGCGCTGCCTTCTACCGGCGCAAAAAGTTATAAGACCTTTTACAAATACACAGATGTACAGGCAACGGATAGCAGCTTCAGGTTCAAGATGCCACTGATCAGAAAAAGTGAGCTGTATTACATCGCCGCGGAATGTGAAACGGATCCGGTAGCCGCGAAACAGTACCTGAATACCGTTCGGTATAACCGTGGATTGGTGGATGTTTCAGCAAGCGCGAACATCATCACCGAATTGCAGAAAGAATACCAGAAAGAGTTCTGGGGCGAGGGGCAGTTGTTCTACTTCTACAAGAGGAGGAAGGTGACCAGTGTGCCCAACAGCGCTTCCACATCAGGGAACGTTACCATGAACGCTGCAAAGTATGTGTTCCCGCTGCCGCTTTCTGAAACCCAGTACAGATAACTTCAACCTATTTTACATGAAACGTATTTCATTCTCCATACTATTACTTACGCTCCTTTTTGCCGGGTGCACAAAGGAACTGAAAACATTTGAAGGTGCTCCGGTGGTCTATTTTAACTACCCTGTTAACGGCGGCGGTCCCGCGGGATCGGGCCTTTCTCAGTCTGCACTCATCAGTTTTGCTTTTGGCAGCATTACGCTTACGGATAGCGTGGTGCCCATCCTGGTAAGGGTATCAGGCGCGCCGGCTAACGTGGACAGGAAATATTCCCTGGTTCTTGTGGACTCTCTTACAACAGCTGAACTGTCTACACATTACCAGTTTGTTCAAACGGATTTCACCATCCAGGCAGGGAAACTGTGGGATACCGCCTACCTGAAACTCAACCGTACCGCAGATATGGCCGACAGTACTTTTTCCATTTACATGGCGCTCGAGCCGAATGAAAACTTTGGTACCAATCTTCAGTTTAAAGTGAATGGCACCGCTAAATTTAACGCTGTCCAATACCAGGTGCAGGTAAATGATATTCTTAAAAAACCGCGGTACTGGCTGGATCATTACCTGGGTACTTTCTCGAAGGAGAAACTGTACCTCATGTCTGAGATGCTGGTGATACCGCTGGATAAAATGGAAAACACCATTACGATCGCAGAACTGGTTTACTACGGCAAGTTCATGCAAAGGTACCTGAATGAGAAAAAGGCGGCAGGGGAAACGATTTACGAAGCGGATGGAACCACGGCAATGACCATGGGGCCTGGTTCCCAGTAGTGCAGTTCTTTTTTTCTAACAAAGCCAAAATTGAAAGCAATGAAAATCACATTTGTAAAATATATGTTTCTTGCGCTGATCACATTCTCGTTCAGCGCTTGTTACAAGGACCTCGGTAATTATGATTACACCGAGCCGAATAAAGTTTCCATCGGCGGGATCAACGAAAAATATACCGTAATGCAGGGAA encodes the following:
- the ahcY gene encoding adenosylhomocysteinase, translated to MSSAAQQIDLSLPYKVKDMSLAEWGRKEIKLAEAEMPGLMSIREEYGPSQPLKGARIAGCLHMTIQTAVLIETLAALGAEVRWSSCNIFSTQDHAAAAIAATGIGVFAWKGQTQEEADWCIEQTLFFGSHDRPLNMILDDGGDLTNMVFDKYPEMIANIKGLSEETTTGVHRLYERMAKGTLPIPAINVNDSVTKSKFDNKYGCKESLVDAIRRATDVMMAGKVAVVAGYGDVGKGSAESLRGAGARVIVTEIDPICALQAAMDGFEVKKMTNAVAEADIVVTTTGCRDIITGEHFRKMKDKTIVCNIGHFDIEIDVAWLNTNYGHTKDTVKPQVDIYNVDGKDIILLAEGRLVNLGCATGHPSFVMSNSFSNQTLAQIELWLNHEKYENKVYVLPKHLDEKVARLHLKKISVELDELTDAQAEYLGISKEGPFKPELYRY
- a CDS encoding Lrp/AsnC family transcriptional regulator produces the protein MTLQKENSDTGSSISLDEKDIAILKILQDDALATVREIAAAVHLSTTPVHERIKRMEEAGVISCYAALVDPAKVKKGLMVICYVSLKEHGKRTGSKFVKLIQEMNEVVECYSISGEFDFMLKVVAENMNDYYDFHVNKLSQVENIGQLQSVFVMGKIKETHRLIF
- a CDS encoding RNA polymerase sigma factor translates to MTSINSNNMEERRIWEAFAHGDDGALKTLYDAYFETLFSFGRKFTGNTSLAEDGIQDLFLKLMNNRAALAVPDHVSAYLIRAYRNILIDKQRKIQSTRTDQLDGSEFPGAFSLETALEEKEELMLLREKLKKALEDLTPRQREIIYLRYHYNFSYEETAEILGLTEKATYKLMARAIQGLKDAFPLLLLFLK
- a CDS encoding FecR family protein, which encodes MKKEFAKYKLDDFLLDEDFQAWFRNRDHQTSEDWNRFLREETLHPESFREALQVAEMIAKDGFQENPETKARVWNNIVDMRDMNATPVLSMWRRLRVPAIAAAVVLVLAGAAWIGGFFEKREAVQVAQKTVNDAQPGSDKATLTLEDGKVIELDVASAGNLATNGNIKVVKKGGELTYEVNDAGAGAGNEMAYHKLATPRGGQFRIMLPDGSRVWLNASSSLRFPASFAANERRVEVTGEAYFEVAKDKQRPFRVMVSGSEVEVLGTSFNIMAYANESVLKTTLLEGAVKMSHGSEAVLLAPGQQLVEQEGKMTLKKNVDVEAEVAWKNGMFLFNGAALPQVMRQLERWYDVEVQYENGVPKGTLTGEFPRSMMLSEVLQILELSGVVYKIENKKLIISSK
- a CDS encoding SusC/RagA family TonB-linked outer membrane protein, encoding MSQQVTLSEKNAPLQQVFKKIKAQTGYTFVFRNDWIQQARPVDVDVKNVSLKTALDVCFREQPFSYEIIRNTIVLRKKEPAPEVITSPVVADLPPVIKGKVVDADGNPIVGASVVVKGTRVGVMTGADGSFSIDAGQENATLTISFVGFIAKDVKVKGGQFLNVSLRPSEESMKDMVVTGILKRRKESFTGAAVSFDSEQLKAIGNQNVIQSLKSLDPSFIITENNTLGSNPNVLPDIEIRGKTSVASTTLRDEFASDPNLPLFILDGFETNLRTIVDLDMNRVESVTLLKDAASTAIYGARAANGVVVIETKKPKPGALQLFYTGDYRMEIPDLSGYNMMNGEEKLEFERLSGRYTIYHPAYIEEQLALDELYHSRLTRVRRGVNTYWMNEPVQLGFSHGHSVRMEGGDQIVRYAAGLQYRKTDGVMKGSARDTWQGNLDLIYRKNKINISNRMMVNGSTANESPYGSFSSFVNANPYYEKYNADGGVDKYLEVSRGRALSTERIVNPLYNALLNNINTTKSFEFQNNLQLVYYFNNDLQFQTSAQLNKASSDQVLYFPPEHSRFDNAGLFEKGSHNNKRTGKFSYQANAMLTYGRLFGGKHQVTGNARFEIQENNNDAYSSLAVGFPPGTNGNPAFAYGYDPEGRPATAISQFRRNNFLVSGSYTFDKRFVTDFSYRLDGSTAFGSNKKYSSFWSVGAAWNLHQQAVLRDKDWINTFRLKANIGSTGNQNFSQITSVSVYTFESNLNSYGQGLTLTTLGNPNLEWQNTLQTNIGIDFTMFNSKFSGFVNIYEKYTKPLIVAVDLPSSTGLYQYPKNVGHLNNRGIEANLKYSPIYRPKDRVVLTFGLTGIVQKAVYGGLNNELESLNKDQQESRSLIRYKDGYSPEDLWAVYSLGIDPATGREMFLTSEDLMTFDYNAQDIRVVGNSRPTLEGVFNTNFSFKGFNLGVFMRYRYGGDVFNSALYNKVENISDANVMNNQDKRALYDRWKQPGDISRFKAISITTTTPMSSRFVQEENTLIGESISFGYDFYNKPFLKKIGMKSLRLTGYMNDIFRVSTVRRERGTDYPFARSVSFSISTSF
- a CDS encoding RagB/SusD family nutrient uptake outer membrane protein, which codes for MKHIFNIFMIGIAAIILLPSCKKWLDVQPQDKFTELQVYEDLGGAGNALNGIYLLMAGNPLYGNNLTMGTLEVFAQRYNIGTQHNRVRFQSYSYGEQDVMANLASIWENAYVAIVNANQFVKSMELYKSPKITAADDSIMRGEAIGLRAMLHFDLLRMFGPMYNTADSVAKSIPYYRTAATTAAELLPASQVMDSILYDLSVAETLLQNDPIIREGVVKTVVGDGRDFFRNRNQRMNYYAIKALQARVHLYRENKPEALKAAKFVIEQSANRFPWINPSRIINDKTNPDRVFSSELILCLFNINLYNTNRNLLAPEVMDASILAPNDTRLKAVFENNENDYRYNPMWALPSTGAKSYKTFYKYTDVQATDSSFRFKMPLIRKSELYYIAAECETDPVAAKQYLNTVRYNRGLVDVSASANIITELQKEYQKEFWGEGQLFYFYKRRKVTSVPNSASTSGNVTMNAAKYVFPLPLSETQYR
- a CDS encoding DUF4843 domain-containing protein, which gives rise to MKRISFSILLLTLLFAGCTKELKTFEGAPVVYFNYPVNGGGPAGSGLSQSALISFAFGSITLTDSVVPILVRVSGAPANVDRKYSLVLVDSLTTAELSTHYQFVQTDFTIQAGKLWDTAYLKLNRTADMADSTFSIYMALEPNENFGTNLQFKVNGTAKFNAVQYQVQVNDILKKPRYWLDHYLGTFSKEKLYLMSEMLVIPLDKMENTITIAELVYYGKFMQRYLNEKKAAGETIYEADGTTAMTMGPGSQ